One Tautonia rosea genomic window carries:
- a CDS encoding CRTAC1 family protein: MGVGRRDASKDVRSEAAGSGMGFLDPNAPRLPEFQPPPEQVGTIRFREVTAETGIDFVHRSGNSVEKYFPTANGSGVAMLDYDGDGNLDLYFCSTRELPMDVSSDAVGNRLYRNLGNGRFEDVTEPAGVGVRGFCHGVVVGDFDGDGTPDLYLANLGPNMLFLNNGDGTFRDVSAGSGADLDGWHSGAAVLDYDGDGHLDLYVTRYGRWSEDDAKRFCGDEAKGVRTYCSPLSITPDRHDLLRNRGDGTFEDMTESSGILRLDGRGLGVVAADLNGDTLPDLYVANDLCPNFLFLNRGDGTFEDVTELSGASRSESGFDQAGMGVDAEDITGDGLPELVVTNFRGDYNTLYRNLGDGLFHDVSAWAGIVNDSMPEVGWACALADLDNDGCPDLIVFNGHVDDNLPALGQEVSYAEPSKVWRNLGTGRFQRVNGPGPFFGALHVLRGAAFGDLDNDGDLDIVVNRMDGPPSVLLNESDPGHWVRLELIGAGNRPIVGASVEVHLSDRVIRRLVKGGGSYLSSNDPRILIGLGEADRIDRLVIQWPGGGQSELSEPAIDQHHRVFETLDDRDRVMPRERAE; this comes from the coding sequence GTGGGGGTCGGACGCCGGGATGCCTCGAAGGACGTTCGGTCTGAGGCTGCGGGCTCGGGAATGGGGTTTCTCGACCCGAATGCACCGAGACTTCCCGAGTTTCAACCGCCCCCGGAACAGGTGGGGACGATCCGGTTCCGCGAAGTCACGGCCGAGACAGGGATCGACTTTGTCCACCGGAGCGGTAATAGCGTCGAGAAGTACTTCCCGACGGCTAACGGCAGCGGGGTGGCGATGCTCGACTACGATGGTGATGGGAATCTCGACCTCTATTTTTGCTCGACCCGAGAACTTCCGATGGACGTCTCCTCGGATGCGGTCGGGAATCGCCTCTATCGGAATCTCGGCAACGGTCGATTTGAAGACGTGACCGAACCGGCCGGGGTTGGCGTACGAGGATTCTGTCATGGTGTTGTGGTGGGCGACTTCGATGGCGACGGAACGCCGGATCTGTACCTTGCGAACCTTGGCCCGAACATGCTTTTCCTGAACAACGGCGACGGCACCTTCCGTGACGTCAGCGCCGGCTCGGGGGCCGATCTCGACGGTTGGCACTCGGGTGCTGCAGTGCTCGACTACGACGGAGACGGACACCTTGATCTTTATGTGACACGATATGGCCGCTGGTCCGAAGACGACGCCAAACGTTTCTGTGGTGACGAGGCGAAGGGGGTCCGCACATATTGCTCTCCCCTCTCGATTACACCGGATCGCCATGATTTGCTCCGCAATCGCGGCGACGGCACGTTTGAAGACATGACGGAATCAAGCGGCATTCTCCGGCTTGACGGACGTGGGCTTGGGGTTGTCGCCGCGGACCTGAACGGCGATACGTTGCCCGATCTTTATGTTGCCAACGACCTCTGCCCGAACTTTCTCTTCCTGAACCGGGGTGATGGAACCTTCGAGGACGTGACCGAACTCTCCGGGGCGTCACGATCCGAATCCGGCTTTGATCAGGCCGGGATGGGGGTCGATGCCGAGGACATCACCGGAGACGGCCTGCCGGAGCTGGTTGTCACCAACTTTCGAGGCGATTACAACACCCTGTACCGGAACCTCGGTGACGGTTTGTTTCACGACGTGAGCGCCTGGGCCGGCATTGTGAACGATTCCATGCCCGAGGTCGGCTGGGCCTGTGCCCTGGCCGACCTGGACAACGACGGCTGCCCCGATCTGATCGTTTTCAACGGACATGTGGATGATAACTTGCCCGCCCTCGGACAGGAGGTATCGTACGCCGAACCCTCGAAGGTCTGGCGAAATCTGGGCACCGGCCGCTTCCAGCGGGTCAACGGTCCTGGCCCGTTCTTCGGGGCGTTACACGTTCTCCGGGGGGCCGCCTTCGGCGACCTGGACAACGACGGCGATCTGGACATCGTCGTCAATCGCATGGACGGTCCCCCATCGGTCCTCCTGAACGAATCGGACCCCGGCCACTGGGTCCGGTTGGAGTTGATCGGCGCGGGGAACCGGCCGATCGTCGGGGCCTCGGTCGAGGTTCACCTGAGCGATCGGGTTATCCGACGCCTCGTCAAGGGGGGTGGCAGCTATCTCTCTTCCAATGATCCGCGCATTTTGATTGGTCTTGGTGAAGCCGATCGCATTGACCGCCTGGTCATTCAGTGGCCTGGTGGTGGTCAATCCGAGCTGTCGGAACCGGCAATCGATCAGCATCACCGCGTGTTCGAAACCCTCGACGATCGAGATCGGGTGATGCCCCGGGAGCGTGCCGAATGA
- a CDS encoding tetratricopeptide repeat protein, whose product MMHRRAAIALATLMGLALVVAASAAVIRSKARSDLLSSGEDAYALNAYPKAHRAALEVLKQQPNDRQALLLAARSLSRMSRIDRAEPLFERAGPPFGTEDLHARADGFLNIGRRDEAAEIYRQLLDQAPEDVLALRRLAALEIARDNVPEATRLADRLIGIADGAVIGHTLKGVIAYNGGVFEESAEEFEQVLTLDPNLVEMPLNPRQMFWGYLANSLLNLGRSSDASRHLRRALNDHPEDASFMDLLARCYEHEGKLDQAVQCWQLASSWDPGLPSPWLNLGNAALRDGDPNEAVRLLGKAAELAPEAPEPCYGLSLAYRRLGQREKAEHYQRLANQRKSGTAPQSP is encoded by the coding sequence ATGATGCATAGGAGAGCCGCCATTGCGCTGGCCACGCTGATGGGTCTTGCCCTGGTGGTCGCAGCTTCGGCAGCGGTAATCCGGTCCAAGGCGCGGTCCGACCTCTTAAGTTCGGGGGAAGACGCTTATGCGTTGAACGCCTATCCGAAGGCACACCGAGCGGCCCTGGAGGTGCTCAAGCAACAGCCCAACGATCGCCAGGCGCTGTTACTGGCTGCTCGCAGTTTGAGCCGTATGTCCCGGATTGATCGAGCCGAACCCCTGTTCGAACGCGCGGGTCCACCGTTCGGGACAGAAGACCTCCACGCCCGAGCTGATGGTTTCCTCAACATAGGGCGGCGTGACGAGGCAGCGGAAATCTATCGCCAACTTCTTGATCAGGCACCCGAGGATGTGCTTGCGCTTCGGCGGTTGGCTGCCCTGGAAATCGCTCGGGACAATGTTCCTGAGGCAACTCGACTTGCGGATCGACTGATTGGGATTGCCGACGGCGCGGTCATCGGCCATACCCTGAAGGGCGTGATCGCCTATAACGGCGGGGTGTTCGAGGAATCGGCCGAGGAGTTTGAACAGGTCTTGACGCTCGACCCGAATCTGGTCGAGATGCCGCTCAATCCTCGACAAATGTTCTGGGGATACCTGGCCAACAGTCTCTTGAATCTGGGTCGCTCCTCCGACGCATCTCGTCATCTTCGTCGTGCCCTCAACGACCATCCGGAAGATGCGAGCTTCATGGATTTACTCGCTCGCTGCTATGAGCATGAAGGGAAACTTGACCAGGCGGTTCAGTGCTGGCAACTGGCCTCTTCCTGGGATCCCGGACTGCCGAGCCCCTGGCTGAATCTGGGCAACGCGGCGTTGCGAGACGGAGATCCGAACGAGGCGGTGCGGCTTCTGGGCAAGGCTGCGGAACTCGCTCCTGAGGCTCCGGAACCGTGCTACGGGCTGAGCCTTGCCTACCGACGGCTTGGTCAACGGGAGAAGGCCGAACACTATCAACGTCTGGCCAATCAACGCAAATCCGGAACAGCTCCGCAGTCCCCCTGA
- a CDS encoding DUF1559 family PulG-like putative transporter: protein MIRQRQGFTLIELLVVIAIIGVLIALLLPAVQSAREAARRAQCTNNLKQLGLAMANYESANSSLPPTMICYAPSPLGGDNAGQQWSVHSRLLPFLELGTIYNTINWNFGERWGGPGGNLVPSFNGSTAAGTYWTVANASAVANQINSFLCPSDEGQGNLTGMAFFPGGPIQLIGGFSYPFNVGTNPYRAPTGPGQLNGPAYFPGWNISTADPRFSSRPALNAERVITIASFRDGTSNTAIFSEWIKGDGLPPAQSADGLLQTYTSPTAATAYAGQVNQDVQQGIDCQQGGLTRNWTWKGDWWPSGQSCTYSHTQTPNRRACYYPGVGQPGAAALNALAASSQHPGGVNVLFMDGTVRFVKSTVNPVTWAALGTVAGGEVISADQF, encoded by the coding sequence ATGATTCGCCAACGCCAAGGGTTTACCTTGATTGAGTTGCTGGTGGTCATCGCCATCATTGGGGTCTTGATCGCGCTATTGCTGCCGGCCGTTCAGAGTGCCCGAGAGGCCGCTCGCCGGGCACAGTGTACGAACAATCTGAAGCAGCTTGGGCTGGCGATGGCCAATTACGAGTCGGCCAACAGCTCATTGCCTCCTACCATGATTTGCTATGCCCCGAGTCCGCTCGGGGGAGATAATGCGGGCCAGCAGTGGTCGGTCCACTCCCGGCTCCTGCCATTCCTGGAACTGGGAACGATTTACAACACGATCAACTGGAACTTTGGTGAGCGCTGGGGAGGTCCGGGAGGAAACCTCGTTCCGTCGTTCAACGGCTCCACCGCGGCGGGCACTTACTGGACAGTTGCCAATGCCTCGGCCGTGGCAAACCAGATCAACTCGTTCCTTTGTCCGTCAGACGAGGGCCAGGGCAATCTCACCGGGATGGCCTTCTTTCCGGGCGGACCGATTCAGTTGATCGGTGGGTTCAGCTATCCGTTCAACGTGGGGACAAACCCGTATCGGGCTCCCACGGGACCGGGACAATTGAACGGACCGGCCTACTTCCCCGGCTGGAACATTTCGACGGCGGATCCTCGATTCTCGAGCCGACCGGCGCTCAATGCCGAACGGGTCATTACGATCGCTTCGTTCCGAGACGGCACGAGCAACACCGCGATCTTTAGCGAGTGGATCAAGGGAGACGGCTTGCCACCGGCACAGTCGGCCGATGGTCTCCTCCAGACCTACACCTCGCCGACCGCAGCGACGGCCTACGCGGGCCAGGTGAACCAGGACGTTCAGCAGGGGATCGACTGCCAACAGGGCGGATTGACCAGGAACTGGACCTGGAAGGGTGACTGGTGGCCTTCGGGACAGTCGTGCACGTATTCTCATACGCAAACCCCGAATCGCCGGGCATGTTACTATCCCGGGGTTGGCCAGCCGGGAGCCGCCGCACTCAATGCGCTTGCGGCCAGCTCACAGCACCCCGGCGGCGTGAACGTCCTGTTCATGGACGGCACGGTTCGCTTCGTGAAGTCCACCGTCAATCCTGTGACCTGGGCCGCGCTCGGCACAGTCGCCGGGGGCGAGGTCATCAGCGCAGATCAGTTCTGA